The genome window tggtctgtagactagtccatgtctgtgattggtcagtagactagtccatgtctgtgattggtcagtagactagtccatgtctgtgattggtcagtagactagtccatgtctgtgattgatcagtagactagtccatgtctgtgattggtcagtagactagtccatgtctgtgattggtcagtagactagtccatgtctgtgattggtcagtagtattatttatttgtttgtgtataTTTAGTTCCTGATCTCTTGACTAGTCTCAGTTAGTTCTGCTGGTTTGTGTTTCAGGACATCGGCAGCAACATCTACACCCTGAGAGACGTGGTGGACGAGATCCGAGACAAACCCACCAGGAGGAGTCTGGCCTTCCTCCCCTACCAGCTGAACTTCAGAGAACCACATCCTGAACACATCAGACTGGGTAAACTAACCTTAGCTAGTCCTGAACACATCAGACTGGGTAAACTAACCTCAACTAGTCCTGAACACATCAGACTGGGTAAACTAACCTCAACTAGTCCTGAACACATCAGACTAGGTAAACTAGTGCTGGGTTAACTAGTCCTGAGTTAACTAGTCGTGTGTAAACTAGTGCTGGGTTAACTAGTCCTGGGGTGTCCTGGGTTAACTAGTGCTGGGTTAACTAGTCGTGTGTTAACTAGTGCTGGGTTAACTAGTCCTGGGGTGTCCTGGGTTAACTAGTGCTGGGTTAACTAGTCGTGTGTAAACTAGTGCTGGGTTAACTAGTCCTGGGGTGTCCTGGGTTAACTAGTGCTGGGTTAACTAGTGCTGGGTTAACTAGTGCTGGGGTGTCCTGGGTTAACTAGTCCTGAGTTAACTAGTCCTGAACATATCAGACTAGGTAAACTAGTGCTGAGTTAACTAGTGCTGAGTTAACTAGTCCTGGGTTAactgatgtttgtgtttgtggtcTCAGTGACGGAGTTCTCGAAGAAGACTGGGGACTACCCGAGTCTCTCGGCCACCGATATCAAAGTTCTGGCTCTGACCTACCAGCTGGAGGTGGAGCACGTCGGCAGCCAACACCTGAAGAAGGATCCGGAGGTCCAGGTACCTGAGCAGCTTCCTCTCATTAATACAGACCCGGTCCCTCAGACCCGGTCCCTCAGTCCCGGTCCCTCAGTCCCGGTCCCCCAGACCCGGTCCCTCAGTCCCGGTCCCTCAGACCCGGTCCCTCAGACCCGGTACCCCAGACCCGGTCCCCCAGACCCGGTCCCTCAGTAACGGTTGTGGACGTTGTGTTTCAGGTGAACGTCCGCAGCACTCAGCGCCACCCAGAGACTCCGGTGAACGTTGCAGGGTTCCACTTCCCCTCCAAGGTAGAACACGGTTCATCTGTATGTACTCATGAGAACAGTCAGTCAGAACCACGTGGTGTCCTAAAGCATCACGTTATTGTCCCCTCAGAAACCTGAGGACGGTTTGAACGTCTTCCACCAGACTCCAACAGAGACGGAGACGTCCAACAGCGAAGAGTTCAACAGCTTCCAGTTCTGGAGAGAACCGCTGGAACCCGTCAGCCGAGACCTGCTGGACCTACTGGTGAGTCCTGTTCTATTGCTGAGTCTGGTTCTACTGGTGAGTCTGGTTCTACTGGTGAGTCTGGTTCTACTGCTGAGTCTGGTTCTACTGGTGAGTCTGGTTCTAGAGCGACGGCTGAACCGGACCGGACCGGCCGTCAGGAGCACCGGGCCAGCTGATTGGCCACTACAGTAACCAGGTTTTAATCAGGTTCCCATAGTAACCAGGTTCCTACAGTGATGTGTGCTGTGGTTGGTTCTCCAGGTTCCCATAGTAACCAGGTTCCTACAGTGATGTGTGCAGTGGTTGGTTCTCCAGGTTCCCATAGTAACCAGGTTCCTACAGTGATGTGTGCTGTGGTTGGTTCTCCTGCAGGACCCCGTTGAGGTTCTGAATTCAAAGAACCAACAGAAGCAGACGGACACTCAGACCAAAGGAGACGAGTTCAGCAGCTTCCTGTTCTGGAGAGAGACGCCGGCGCCGATCAATGATGGCCTGCTGGACCTGCTGGACCAGCTGGTGAGTTTCAGAAGGACCACATCAGAACGTGGACCGCACAGCTACCTCCAAAGATCCTGGACCCTGATTGTCTGACAGCAGCTGACTCTAGTTGCTGATtggttgttggttggtttgCAGAAAGTGGACGAGGTGTCCAACACGTCGCTGCAGAGAGAGGACCAATCAGATGACGAGGACAAAGAGAACGAgcctgaggaggaagaggaggaggaggaggaggaagaggaggacggaggTGGATGGATCACTCCAAGTAACATCCAACAGGTGAAGATGGCCTCGGCTGATTGGACGGCTCCTGCTGATGTCACAGTCGGATGTCTGACCACCGACTTCGCCATGCAGGTAACAGACCGCTCACCTGGAGGTCACCTGGAGGTCACCGTTAGTGGGGGTTCCGTTAGTGGGGGTTCCGTTAGCGGGTGTTCCGTTAGAGGAGGTTCCGTTAGTGGGTGTTCCGTTAGAGGAGGATCCGTTAGTGGGGGTTCCGTTAGCGGGGGTTCCGTTAGCGGGGGTTCCGTTAGAGGAGGTTCCGTTAGTGGGTGTTCCGTTAGAGGAGGATCCGTTAGTGGGGGTTCCGTTAGCGGGGGTTCCGTTAGCGGGGGTTCCGTTAGAGGAGGTTCCGTTAGTGGGTGTTCCGTTAGAGGAGGATCCGTTAGTGGGGGTTCCGTTAGCGGGGGTTCCGTTAGCGGGGGTTCCGTTAGAGGAGGTTCCGTTAGCGGGGGTTCCGTTAGAGGAGGTTCCGTTAGCGGAGGATCCGTTAGCGGGGGTTCCGTTAGAGGAGGTTCCGTTAGCGGGTGTTCCGTTAGAGGAGGATCCGTTAGCGGGGGTTCCGTTAGCGGACGTTCCGTTAGCGGGGGTTCCGTTAGAGGAGGTTCCGTTAGTGGGTGTTCCGTTAGAGGAGGATCCGTTAGTGGGGGTTCCGTTAGCGGGGGTTCCGTTAGCGGGGGTTCTGTTAGAGGAGGTTCCGTTATTGGGGGTTCCGTTGGTGGGGGTACTGTTAGCGGGGGTTCCGTTAGCGGAGGTTCCGTTAGAGGAGGTTCCGTTAGTGGAGGTTCCGTTAGCGGGGGTTCCGTTAGCGGGTGTTCCGTTAGAGGAGGTTCCGTTAGTGGAGGTTCCGTTAGAGGAGGATCCGTTAGAGGAGGTTCCATTAGCGGGTGTTCCGTTAGAGGAGGATCCGTTAGCGGACGTTCCGTTAGCGGGGGTTCTGTTAGAGGAGGTTCCGTTATTGGGGGTTCCACTGATactgggcgaaggtaaattacaacgttatcatgatgcgttcaagtgtaatctggtaaaatgtagttttaggTGATGAACTggaataaatccagatgttttcacatcagtaTAAAGTAGATatattagagagagaggagacactgatcattattatattactatatttatattaagtttttatattgttatattattatattgttatattgttatattatattattgttatattattattattatattattattattatattgttatattatattattatattatattattatattattatattgttatattattgttatattattattatattattatattattatattgttatattattattatattattatattacattattatattattatattgttatattattatattatattattatattattatattatattattatattattatattgttatattatattattgttatattatattattatattattatattgttatattattattatattatattattatattacattattatattattatattgttatattattatattatattattatattattatattatattattatattattatattgttatatt of Sebastes fasciatus isolate fSebFas1 chromosome 2 unlocalized genomic scaffold, fSebFas1.pri SUPER_2_unloc_1, whole genome shotgun sequence contains these proteins:
- the nob1 gene encoding RNA-binding protein NOB1 — its product is MASTLVSHVVADTAAFIRRAPLQDIGSNIYTLRDVVDEIRDKPTRRSLAFLPYQLNFREPHPEHIRLVTEFSKKTGDYPSLSATDIKVLALTYQLEVEHVGSQHLKKDPEVQVNVRSTQRHPETPVNVAGFHFPSKKPEDGLNVFHQTPTETETSNSEEFNSFQFWREPLEPVSRDLLDLLDPVEVLNSKNQQKQTDTQTKGDEFSSFLFWRETPAPINDGLLDLLDQLKVDEVSNTSLQREDQSDDEDKENEPEEEEEEEEEEEEDGGGWITPSNIQQVKMASADWTAPADVTVGCLTTDFAMQNVLIQIGLHVLSVNGMLIQQARNYVLRCHACFKTTSNMTRVFCPHCGNQTLKKLAVTVGQDGTTQMHFSKNPKVLNPRGLRHSLPSPQGGKHGNNPQLVEDQRFPQQRLSRKARQKTDVFDPDYVAGGSPFCQNDVYSRAANLQIRDGQSGGGRRRTNPNATHKKFVKKK